From Deltaproteobacteria bacterium, one genomic window encodes:
- the rpmB gene encoding 50S ribosomal protein L28: protein MSRICTVCGKKPSVGNSVSHANNKTKKVYYPNLQKLRCRDEKTGAVKRVRVCTRCIRSGFVTKAAKAVSNL, encoded by the coding sequence ATGTCCAGAATATGCACCGTGTGCGGCAAAAAACCCAGCGTGGGAAACAGCGTCAGCCACGCCAATAATAAAACAAAAAAAGTATATTATCCCAATCTGCAGAAATTACGCTGCCGTGATGAAAAGACCGGCGCAGTGAAGCGGGTCAGGGTTTGCACCCGTTGCATACGTTCCGGTTTTGTAACCAAGGCCGCAAAGGCAGTGAGTAATCTCTAA
- a CDS encoding ATP-dependent 6-phosphofructokinase, whose protein sequence is MEQQTYDFNIQSLGEAWLPSPLNVSYFTSDEKRILLNVYLKAHGDAHSPDGQPQSIEVAGPREKIFFDPAKSKAAIVTCGGLCPGINDVIRAIVMELYYRYGVENIVGIRYGFKGIMRRYKYDVKEITPELVKDIHTLGGSILGSSRGREDIGEMVDALKRMNVDMFFCIGGDGTMRAVELIAAEVTRRKINMAVVGVPKTIDNDLNIIQRTFGFDTAISESMKVLQCAHTEATGAPNGIGLVKIMGRQSGHIAACAALAQSDVNIVLIPEVPFDLEGEKGLLAVLEKRLKDKGHCLVLVAEGAGQELISQSSDPVERDPSGNPKLRDIGTFLKKRIEAYFQEKGIEINLKYIDPSYTIRSVPANSNDRIYCGALAQYAVHAAMAGKTAMLVALVRDEYVHLPLGMIGSGERVNPDGNVWMRVLESTGQPPSMKN, encoded by the coding sequence ATGGAACAGCAGACCTATGATTTCAATATTCAAAGTCTTGGCGAAGCCTGGCTCCCCTCGCCCTTGAACGTCAGTTATTTTACCAGCGACGAAAAGCGCATCTTGTTGAATGTCTACTTAAAAGCTCATGGGGATGCCCATTCCCCGGACGGACAGCCGCAGTCAATAGAGGTGGCCGGCCCGCGGGAAAAGATATTTTTTGACCCCGCCAAGAGCAAAGCGGCGATCGTCACCTGCGGCGGTCTCTGTCCGGGCATTAACGATGTCATCCGGGCGATTGTCATGGAGCTCTATTACCGCTATGGGGTAGAAAATATCGTCGGTATCAGGTATGGATTCAAAGGAATAATGCGCCGTTACAAATATGACGTCAAGGAGATTACCCCGGAACTGGTAAAGGATATTCATACGCTCGGAGGAAGCATCCTCGGCTCTTCCCGGGGGCGAGAGGATATTGGCGAGATGGTGGACGCCCTGAAAAGAATGAATGTTGATATGTTCTTCTGCATCGGTGGCGACGGTACAATGAGGGCGGTAGAATTAATAGCGGCCGAGGTTACGCGGCGTAAAATTAACATGGCCGTTGTCGGTGTCCCCAAGACGATAGATAATGATCTGAATATCATCCAAAGGACCTTCGGTTTCGATACGGCTATCTCCGAATCCATGAAGGTCCTCCAGTGCGCCCACACGGAAGCGACCGGGGCGCCCAACGGCATCGGCCTCGTGAAGATCATGGGGCGGCAGTCCGGTCACATTGCGGCCTGCGCCGCCTTGGCCCAGAGCGATGTGAACATTGTGCTGATACCGGAAGTCCCTTTTGACCTGGAGGGGGAAAAGGGCTTGTTGGCAGTCCTGGAAAAACGCCTGAAAGATAAGGGCCATTGCCTCGTACTGGTGGCCGAAGGGGCAGGTCAGGAGCTGATCAGTCAATCCAGCGATCCCGTCGAAAGAGATCCTTCCGGCAATCCCAAACTGCGCGATATCGGCACCTTTTTAAAAAAGAGAATAGAAGCGTATTTTCAGGAAAAGGGAATCGAGATAAATCTCAAGTATATTGACCCGAGTTATACCATTCGTAGCGTGCCGGCGAATTCCAATGACAGAATTTACTGTGGCGCGCTGGCGCAGTACGCCGTGCATGCCGCCATGGCCGGTAAAACAGCCATGCTGGTGGCCCTGGTGAGGGACGAATATGTTCATCTGCCGCTCGGGATGATAGGCTCGGGGGAGAGGGTCAATCCCGATGGCAACGTCTGGATGCGCGTCCTGGAGAGCACGGGGCAGCCGCCATCCATGAAAAACTGA
- the purN gene encoding phosphoribosylglycinamide formyltransferase — protein MQKVKIGVLVSGSGSNLQSIIDQIEQGRLQAEIKVVISNNPEAYALERAARRHLAVQVVSQLDFQKREDFDRQMTAALQACDVELVVLAGFMRVLTPLFLGSFPGRIMNIHPALLPAFPGLHVQQQALDYGVKFTGCTVHFVDEGVDTGPIIIQAVVPVFDDDTADTLAARILREEHRIYPQAIQLYAEGRLAVQGRKVVVTGVSKPEVKALHNPSLGMFATQNFNLI, from the coding sequence ATGCAGAAAGTAAAAATCGGTGTACTGGTTTCCGGGAGCGGCTCCAATCTCCAGTCCATCATTGACCAGATCGAACAGGGACGGCTGCAGGCAGAAATCAAGGTCGTGATCAGCAACAATCCCGAGGCCTATGCGCTGGAAAGGGCGGCCAGGCGCCACCTTGCCGTACAAGTCGTAAGCCAGCTCGATTTTCAAAAACGGGAAGATTTCGACCGGCAGATGACCGCGGCGCTGCAGGCCTGCGACGTGGAACTGGTGGTGCTGGCGGGTTTTATGAGAGTGCTGACCCCCCTTTTTTTAGGTTCCTTTCCCGGGCGGATAATGAATATTCATCCGGCCCTGCTGCCCGCCTTTCCGGGGCTGCATGTCCAGCAGCAGGCGCTTGATTACGGGGTTAAATTCACCGGCTGCACGGTTCATTTTGTTGATGAAGGCGTGGACACGGGGCCGATCATCATCCAGGCCGTGGTTCCCGTCTTTGATGATGACACGGCGGATACCCTGGCGGCCAGGATTTTGAGGGAAGAACATCGTATTTATCCCCAGGCGATTCAGCTTTACGCCGAGGGAAGGCTGGCGGTGCAGGGGCGTAAAGTGGTTGTCACCGGCGTCAGCAAACCAGAAGTTAAAGCCTTACATAATCCATCGCTCGGCATGTTTGCAACTCAGAACTTTAACCTGATATAA
- the purM gene encoding phosphoribosylformylglycinamidine cyclo-ligase: MQEKVTLSYKDSGVDIDNANVFVERLKPLVKSTFRKEVMGHIGGFGGLFHLDLTKIKDPVLVASTDGVGTKLMIAQMMNKHDTIGIDLVAMSVNDVIVQGAEPLFFLDYMATGKIQVETSVQILEGIVKGCQDAGCALIGGETAEMPGLYGPDEYDLAGFCVGIVEADRLIDGSEIRVGDKIIGLASNGLHSNGFSLVRKVLLETAGLGLEDRIEGLGHSLGEELIRPTKIYVKSVMNIIKNFTVNGLIHITGGGFIDNLPRILPGPCRAIITKDSWEAPPVFNLLREKGNIAAEEMFRVFNMGIGMMMVVPEKEVAEIMERLQNLGERAYQIGSIEKRKPGQQQVVMD, encoded by the coding sequence ATGCAGGAGAAGGTGACGTTGAGTTATAAGGATTCGGGGGTAGATATTGACAATGCCAATGTCTTTGTCGAACGTCTCAAGCCCCTTGTAAAATCAACGTTCCGTAAGGAAGTCATGGGCCATATCGGCGGCTTCGGGGGGTTGTTTCATCTTGATTTGACCAAGATTAAGGACCCCGTGCTCGTAGCTTCTACCGATGGCGTGGGCACCAAGCTGATGATTGCGCAGATGATGAATAAGCACGACACCATAGGGATTGACCTGGTTGCCATGTCGGTTAATGATGTGATCGTTCAGGGCGCGGAACCACTCTTCTTCCTTGATTATATGGCGACCGGTAAAATCCAGGTGGAAACAAGCGTGCAAATCCTGGAAGGTATCGTGAAAGGATGCCAGGATGCCGGTTGTGCGCTGATAGGCGGGGAAACGGCGGAAATGCCCGGTTTATATGGCCCCGACGAGTATGATCTGGCGGGATTCTGTGTCGGCATTGTGGAGGCCGACCGGCTGATAGACGGGTCGGAAATACGGGTGGGCGACAAGATTATCGGGCTTGCTTCTAATGGCCTCCATAGCAATGGTTTCTCTCTGGTCCGCAAGGTTCTCCTGGAGACGGCCGGTCTTGGCCTAGAGGACAGGATTGAGGGTTTGGGCCATAGTCTGGGCGAGGAACTGATCCGGCCGACAAAAATATACGTCAAATCGGTGATGAACATCATTAAGAATTTTACCGTCAATGGTCTCATACATATTACGGGGGGTGGTTTTATTGATAATCTGCCCCGCATCCTCCCCGGCCCCTGCCGGGCAATCATTACCAAAGACAGTTGGGAGGCGCCGCCTGTTTTCAACTTGCTCCGGGAAAAAGGGAATATTGCCGCAGAGGAGATGTTCCGGGTTTTCAACATGGGGATCGGCATGATGATGGTCGTTCCTGAAAAAGAAGTGGCGGAAATAATGGAGCGTTTACAGAACCTCGGTGAGCGGGCCTATCAGATCGGAAGCATCGAAAAAAGAAAGCCTGGTCAACAGCAGGTGGTGATGGATTAG
- the recG gene encoding ATP-dependent DNA helicase RecG has product MDMCQELLDKIAGPLNFAAADGGRHLPLIKDLGRTMTILATRLGSEISRLFPSASDRPRELSGSVIIAEFTAIFADFDQLPPDQKPKQVDKALLLIREIKNLLTQVSPATSYHSTQVTDDVSVSEAPTVRCDEKLSQPVLAVKGVGVKTAHLLERKGLTTIEDLIYFLPRRYEDRRFPVKISQARVGIRETITGTVRNAEIRRYGKRPVFEVTIEDDTGLLKAKWFKGNPTYLRGLFKIGNQVIFTGNTGQFQLQKEMLHPDFEILDQESDNLLHFKRIVPIYSETEGLYQKNLRRIMKQVVDEYLPFVLSPIPAQIRQRQQLIDIQEAFRQVHFPAQDQNVEDYNAGKTAAHRRLIFDEFFFFQLGMALKRKGLSLEAGIAFQTSGQGVASFYRILPFCLTTAQERVIKEIETDMARAGAMNRLLQGDVGCGKTVVAMAAMVTACDNGYQAALMAPTEILAEQHYGNIKKWAEALSLNVVLLTGKMGAAEKRDAYGQIKEGKAQLIIGTHALIQEDVIFHKLGLAVIDEQHRFGVVQRAALRAKGDHPDILVMTATPIPRTLAMTVYGDLDVSVIDAMPPGHEPVRTKVYFERQRSKVYELIAKEVSKKHQVFIVYPLVEESEHLDMKDATGMAEHLRKEVFPHCRVGLIHGKMKRAEKEEIMAAFREKRMDILVATTVIEVGIDIPEASLMVIEHAERFGLSQLHQLRGRVGRSEIASSCILLAQGPGSTDVGKRLRIMEKTTDGFTIAEEDLVLRGPGEFMGVRQSGLPDFRIANLIRDGKILQEAKDSARELVEDDPGLTKPEHQLLKEVLMTRWAGRLELAITS; this is encoded by the coding sequence ATGGACATGTGCCAGGAGCTGTTGGATAAGATCGCCGGTCCCCTGAATTTTGCCGCTGCCGATGGGGGACGGCATCTGCCCCTCATCAAGGACCTGGGAAGAACGATGACGATTCTTGCGACCAGGCTGGGCAGTGAAATTTCACGCCTGTTCCCCTCCGCCTCAGACCGTCCGCGCGAACTTTCCGGCTCCGTAATTATTGCGGAGTTTACAGCTATTTTTGCAGATTTCGATCAGCTTCCCCCCGATCAAAAACCAAAACAGGTGGACAAAGCGCTCCTGCTGATACGGGAAATCAAAAACCTGCTCACCCAAGTCTCTCCTGCTACATCATACCACAGCACACAAGTTACCGATGATGTATCCGTATCAGAAGCCCCGACCGTGAGGTGTGATGAAAAACTTTCCCAACCTGTCCTGGCGGTGAAGGGTGTGGGGGTAAAAACTGCCCATCTGCTGGAAAGAAAAGGGCTTACCACCATTGAAGACCTGATCTATTTTTTACCGCGCCGGTATGAAGACCGGCGCTTTCCCGTAAAAATATCTCAGGCCAGAGTAGGAATCAGGGAAACCATCACGGGCACGGTAAGGAATGCCGAGATACGGCGCTATGGTAAAAGACCGGTCTTTGAGGTGACGATAGAGGACGACACCGGCCTGCTGAAGGCAAAATGGTTCAAAGGGAATCCAACCTACCTGCGGGGATTATTCAAAATTGGGAACCAGGTAATCTTCACGGGCAATACCGGTCAGTTTCAACTGCAAAAAGAGATGCTCCATCCGGATTTTGAAATACTGGACCAGGAAAGCGACAATCTGCTGCACTTCAAACGCATCGTTCCGATCTACTCGGAAACAGAAGGACTCTACCAGAAGAACCTGAGACGCATCATGAAGCAGGTGGTAGATGAATATCTGCCCTTTGTCCTGAGCCCCATCCCGGCACAAATACGCCAAAGGCAGCAGTTGATTGATATCCAGGAGGCCTTCCGACAGGTGCATTTCCCCGCTCAGGATCAGAACGTGGAGGATTATAATGCCGGTAAAACGGCAGCCCATCGGCGCCTGATATTTGACGAATTCTTTTTTTTCCAACTCGGCATGGCCCTCAAGAGAAAAGGACTAAGCCTGGAGGCCGGCATTGCCTTTCAAACCAGTGGCCAGGGAGTAGCAAGCTTTTACCGGATTTTACCCTTCTGCCTGACGACCGCCCAGGAACGGGTCATCAAAGAAATTGAAACAGACATGGCACGAGCCGGCGCTATGAACAGGCTCCTCCAGGGAGACGTGGGCTGCGGAAAAACGGTGGTCGCCATGGCGGCGATGGTCACTGCCTGCGACAACGGTTACCAGGCAGCCTTGATGGCGCCGACCGAGATCCTGGCGGAACAGCATTACGGCAACATCAAAAAGTGGGCCGAGGCGCTGTCGCTTAACGTTGTACTCCTGACTGGGAAAATGGGTGCTGCCGAAAAGAGGGATGCTTACGGGCAGATCAAGGAAGGAAAAGCCCAGCTCATCATCGGCACCCACGCTTTAATCCAGGAAGATGTGATCTTTCATAAGCTCGGCCTGGCGGTAATAGACGAGCAGCACCGTTTTGGGGTCGTGCAGCGCGCCGCCCTGCGGGCGAAAGGAGACCATCCCGACATCCTCGTCATGACGGCGACCCCCATTCCCCGCACCCTGGCCATGACGGTTTACGGCGATCTCGATGTATCGGTGATTGATGCCATGCCGCCGGGGCACGAACCAGTCCGCACCAAGGTTTATTTCGAGCGCCAGCGCAGCAAGGTCTATGAATTAATCGCAAAAGAGGTCAGCAAGAAACATCAGGTATTTATCGTCTATCCGCTGGTCGAGGAATCGGAACACTTGGATATGAAAGACGCGACCGGAATGGCCGAACACTTGCGGAAGGAAGTATTCCCCCATTGCCGGGTAGGTCTCATCCACGGCAAGATGAAAAGGGCCGAGAAGGAAGAAATCATGGCCGCTTTCCGTGAAAAAAGGATGGACATCTTAGTCGCGACGACGGTGATAGAGGTGGGCATAGACATCCCCGAGGCGTCACTGATGGTGATCGAGCATGCAGAAAGATTCGGCCTTTCCCAACTGCACCAGTTGCGCGGCCGGGTGGGCCGGAGCGAGATAGCGTCTTCCTGCATCCTGCTCGCCCAAGGTCCCGGCTCCACCGATGTCGGCAAGCGCCTGCGCATCATGGAAAAGACGACGGACGGTTTTACCATTGCCGAAGAGGATCTGGTTCTGAGGGGACCGGGTGAATTCATGGGCGTCAGGCAGTCGGGGCTGCCCGATTTCCGGATCGCCAACCTGATCCGCGACGGTAAAATCCTGCAGGAGGCAAAAGACAGCGCCCGTGAGCTGGTGGAAGATGATCCGGGGCTTACAAAACCAGAACACCAACTCTTGAAAGAGGTGCTAATGACGCGGTGGGCAGGAAGACTGGAATTAGCCATAACCAGTTGA
- a CDS encoding nucleotidyltransferase domain-containing protein, with the protein MNNKDLSIALSLKRLVQKRIPLLDVRVFGSRARGDASADSDLDIFVVVEHSTRDIEKYIS; encoded by the coding sequence ATGAATAATAAAGACCTCTCCATTGCTCTTAGCTTAAAACGCCTTGTCCAAAAGCGTATTCCCCTCCTCGATGTGCGAGTGTTCGGCTCACGCGCCCGTGGCGATGCATCAGCCGATTCAGATCTCGATATATTTGTTGTTGTCGAACATTCGACCCGTGATATTGAAAAATATATCAGCTAA
- a CDS encoding cation transporter, producing the protein MKTVKIKGMSCQHCVMAVTKALSGLAGVKDVQVDLKKGEATFAEEKTVGMQAITDAIAKAGFEVG; encoded by the coding sequence ATGAAAACAGTTAAGATTAAGGGGATGTCCTGTCAGCACTGTGTGATGGCCGTGACGAAGGCATTGAGCGGCCTGGCAGGCGTCAAGGATGTGCAGGTGGACCTGAAAAAAGGGGAGGCGACCTTCGCCGAGGAGAAAACGGTAGGAATGCAGGCGATTACAGATGCAATCGCCAAGGCGGGGTTCGAAGTTGGCTGA
- a CDS encoding heavy metal translocating P-type ATPase, which translates to MAEENGAVKQTTTISVGGMTCAACVRRVEMAIKALPGVSEAAVNLATAGATVQHTAEWAGIHALKQVIVDQGYEYLGVAGETGGDPVGEARDRELRELKAKFTLGACLSIVIFFGSMQHWFPFLAFIPRRLMLFILFFLTTPVVFWVGARFYVGAIKAARQKTADMNTLVAVGVLAAYLYSVLATFAPAFFAVADMMPHVYYDGAATIVTLILLGRLLEAKAKGRTSLAIKKLIGLKPRTARVVREGREEDILLEEVMAGDVVIVRPGEKIPTDGEVLTGASTVDEAMLTGESMPVAKEPGQQVFAATINKSGSFTFRTTKIGADTVLAHIIRLVEEAQGSKAPIQRLADRVASIFVPVVMLIAIATFLVWYFLVPDHVFSRALLNFVSVLVIACPCALGLATPTAVMVGTGLGAEKGILIKGGETLERAGKLGMVVFDKTGTLTKGEPEVTDIIVAAGATEERVLQTAMSLEAVSEHPLAAAIVARGKQDGITPIAVEQFEARPGFGVQALLAGQAILLGNLRFMEQNRVTLDGLEAKAEELSHAGKSCVFIAEDKRVMGLIGISDQPKPSAAAAVRALKKMGLQVAMITGDNARTAQAVAQAVGIDQVLAEVLPQDKANEIKRLQKEGQMVAMVGDGINDAPALAAADIGIALGAGTDVAIETGDITLMNNDLRSVAMAISLSTTTMKIIRQNLFWAFIYNAIGIPIAAGILYPFGGILLNPEFAAAAMALSSVSVVSNSLRLRRAWQPVM; encoded by the coding sequence TTGGCTGAGGAAAATGGGGCGGTAAAGCAGACGACAACCATTTCCGTGGGGGGGATGACCTGTGCGGCGTGCGTGCGCCGGGTGGAGATGGCCATCAAAGCCCTGCCCGGTGTGAGCGAGGCGGCGGTGAATCTGGCCACGGCCGGGGCAACGGTACAGCACACTGCGGAATGGGCCGGGATCCATGCCTTGAAGCAGGTTATTGTAGACCAGGGATATGAATATCTGGGTGTTGCGGGTGAGACGGGCGGGGATCCGGTCGGTGAAGCCCGGGACCGGGAGCTTCGGGAGCTAAAGGCAAAATTTACTCTGGGCGCTTGCTTGAGCATCGTCATTTTCTTTGGTTCCATGCAGCACTGGTTTCCGTTCCTGGCTTTCATCCCGCGTCGCCTCATGCTTTTTATCCTGTTCTTCCTGACCACGCCGGTGGTTTTTTGGGTGGGAGCCCGTTTTTATGTCGGCGCCATTAAAGCGGCCCGGCAAAAAACTGCCGATATGAACACCCTGGTGGCCGTAGGCGTCCTGGCGGCCTATCTTTATTCGGTATTGGCCACCTTCGCCCCGGCTTTTTTTGCGGTGGCCGACATGATGCCGCACGTTTATTACGACGGGGCGGCGACGATCGTCACCCTGATCCTGCTCGGCCGACTCCTGGAAGCCAAGGCCAAGGGAAGGACATCGCTCGCCATCAAGAAATTGATCGGCCTGAAGCCGCGGACGGCCCGGGTGGTCCGCGAGGGTAGGGAAGAGGATATCCTGCTGGAAGAAGTGATGGCCGGAGATGTGGTCATCGTTCGGCCGGGGGAAAAGATTCCCACAGATGGAGAGGTGCTCACGGGCGCCTCCACGGTGGATGAGGCGATGTTGACGGGTGAGAGCATGCCGGTTGCCAAGGAGCCCGGTCAGCAGGTCTTCGCGGCCACGATCAATAAAAGCGGCAGTTTTACCTTCCGGACGACCAAGATCGGAGCGGATACCGTTCTGGCCCACATCATTCGCCTTGTGGAAGAAGCCCAGGGCTCCAAGGCCCCGATCCAAAGGCTGGCGGATAGGGTGGCATCTATTTTTGTGCCCGTGGTGATGCTGATTGCCATAGCGACTTTTCTGGTCTGGTATTTTCTGGTTCCCGACCATGTTTTCAGCCGCGCCCTGTTAAATTTTGTCTCCGTACTCGTTATTGCCTGCCCCTGCGCCCTGGGATTGGCCACTCCGACTGCCGTTATGGTGGGCACCGGTCTCGGAGCGGAGAAGGGCATTCTGATCAAGGGCGGGGAAACACTGGAGAGGGCTGGCAAGCTCGGTATGGTTGTGTTCGATAAGACGGGCACCCTGACCAAGGGGGAACCGGAAGTAACGGATATCATCGTCGCCGCAGGGGCTACGGAGGAAAGGGTTCTGCAGACGGCCATGTCTCTGGAAGCAGTCTCTGAGCATCCTCTGGCGGCGGCCATTGTGGCCAGAGGGAAGCAGGATGGCATCACGCCGATAGCGGTGGAGCAATTTGAGGCGCGACCTGGATTCGGTGTTCAGGCTCTCCTTGCCGGGCAGGCAATTCTGCTGGGAAATCTCAGGTTTATGGAACAGAATCGCGTTACGCTCGACGGACTGGAAGCCAAGGCAGAAGAACTATCCCACGCGGGTAAAAGCTGCGTTTTCATTGCGGAAGATAAAAGAGTAATGGGGCTCATCGGTATTTCTGACCAGCCAAAACCATCGGCGGCGGCGGCGGTTAGGGCCCTGAAGAAAATGGGCCTGCAGGTAGCGATGATTACGGGTGATAACGCCCGGACTGCTCAAGCCGTGGCGCAAGCAGTGGGCATTGATCAGGTTTTGGCCGAAGTGTTGCCCCAGGATAAGGCAAACGAAATCAAGCGGTTGCAGAAGGAAGGCCAGATGGTGGCTATGGTAGGGGACGGCATCAACGATGCGCCGGCCCTCGCGGCGGCGGACATCGGGATTGCCTTGGGCGCCGGCACTGATGTGGCCATTGAGACGGGCGATATTACGCTCATGAATAACGATTTGCGGTCCGTCGCGATGGCGATCAGCCTTTCCACAACGACCATGAAGATCATAAGGCAGAACCTCTTCTGGGCCTTTATCTACAATGCCATCGGCATTCCCATTGCCGCCGGAATACTGTATCCTTTCGGAGGGATACTCCTCAATCCGGAGTTTGCCGCCGCCGCGATGGCCTTAAGTTCCGTTTCCGTCGTCAGCAATTCGCTGCGCCTCCGCAGGGCATGGCAGCCGGTGATGTGA